A single Paenibacillus kribbensis DNA region contains:
- a CDS encoding Cthe_2314 family HEPN domain-containing protein: MIRKLLGEPPRVSKGVLLDAMNSMSDMLNLLERQIQASGDPTHAFRKADILTRGLMSSLDELEQSHHAAAFFRMKVKAGYAEDMSEDEKSDYALYVFFYKDGFVRVFSILDKLGNWLNDLYDLKTGEYKAHYSYFTVLRQLKYLKMHPVLTDNLNDIKNTYTDAINRLRKRRNTEIHYMNTEMQDDLWQRHRALYGKIHLEDLDHHLEDLQQGLEMVCRSLSNVFSYTAKHWENRAVRP; the protein is encoded by the coding sequence ATGATACGCAAGCTGCTGGGCGAGCCGCCACGTGTGAGCAAGGGCGTCCTGCTGGATGCCATGAATAGCATGTCAGATATGTTGAACCTGCTGGAGCGGCAAATTCAGGCCAGTGGTGATCCGACCCACGCTTTTCGTAAGGCGGATATTTTGACACGCGGTCTGATGTCCTCTCTGGATGAGCTGGAGCAGAGCCATCATGCTGCCGCTTTTTTCCGCATGAAAGTGAAGGCCGGATACGCTGAGGATATGAGCGAGGATGAAAAATCCGATTATGCATTGTATGTTTTCTTTTATAAGGATGGATTTGTGCGAGTATTCTCCATTCTGGATAAGCTGGGCAACTGGCTGAATGATCTGTATGATTTAAAAACAGGGGAGTATAAGGCCCATTATTCGTATTTTACCGTGTTGCGGCAGCTCAAGTATCTCAAAATGCATCCTGTATTGACCGATAACTTGAATGATATTAAAAACACATATACTGATGCCATCAATCGGCTGCGTAAGCGGCGAAATACGGAAATACACTATATGAATACGGAAATGCAGGATGATCTCTGGCAAAGACATCGTGCTCTGTACGGCAAGATACATCTCGAAGATCTGGATCATCATCTGGAGGATTTGCAGCAGGGCCTGGAAATGGTGTGCAGATCGCTGTCCAACGTTTTTTCTTATACTGCGAAACATTGGGAGAACCGGGCAGTGCGTCCATAA
- a CDS encoding methionine ABC transporter ATP-binding protein gives MIELKQLTKYYGKGNRRVSALSGLNLSIERGEIFGVIGHSGAGKSTLIRCINLLERPTSGEVWVDGVNLTTVSQAQLQKQRRKIGMIFQHFNLLSSATVYDNIAFPLRLVNTPKQQVDKKVRELLELVGLEEHSGKYPSQLSGGQKQRVGIARALASDPHVLLCDEATSALDPQTTGSILKLLLDINQRFNLTIVLITHEMHVIQSICDRVGVIHQGDIVEQGPVAEVFLKPQHQVTKDFIQRESEHAEELQAAIAASGGGESAQVVRISFLGSKTYDAILSRTARHTGVDFAILQGTISTIKNVPYGQLIVRFEGNQEDIEHTLREVSGQGLDVEVIGQ, from the coding sequence TTGATAGAGCTTAAGCAGTTAACCAAGTATTATGGCAAAGGGAACCGACGCGTTAGTGCGCTGTCCGGGTTGAACCTTTCGATAGAGCGTGGAGAAATATTTGGAGTTATTGGTCACTCCGGAGCGGGAAAAAGCACGTTAATCCGCTGTATTAATTTATTGGAACGGCCCACTTCAGGCGAAGTATGGGTAGACGGTGTGAATCTCACCACCGTGAGTCAAGCCCAGCTACAGAAGCAGCGCCGTAAAATCGGAATGATTTTTCAGCATTTTAATTTGTTATCGTCGGCGACGGTATATGACAATATCGCATTTCCATTGCGCCTGGTGAACACGCCCAAGCAGCAGGTGGACAAGAAAGTTCGAGAATTGCTGGAGCTGGTGGGTCTGGAAGAACACAGTGGGAAATATCCATCACAGCTCTCAGGGGGGCAGAAGCAGCGTGTAGGCATTGCGCGGGCGCTTGCCAGTGATCCTCATGTGTTGCTGTGCGACGAGGCTACCTCGGCGCTTGATCCGCAGACCACAGGGTCGATTCTGAAATTGCTATTGGATATTAACCAGCGCTTTAATCTGACCATCGTATTGATTACGCATGAAATGCATGTCATTCAAAGCATATGTGATCGAGTTGGCGTGATTCATCAGGGCGACATTGTGGAGCAGGGGCCGGTGGCGGAAGTGTTCTTGAAGCCGCAGCACCAGGTAACCAAGGACTTTATCCAGCGGGAGTCTGAGCATGCCGAGGAGCTGCAAGCAGCAATTGCGGCCTCAGGTGGCGGTGAATCGGCGCAGGTGGTGCGGATTTCCTTCTTGGGCAGCAAAACATATGATGCGATTCTATCGCGTACGGCCCGTCATACCGGCGTTGATTTTGCAATTTTGCAGGGAACGATCTCCACCATCAAAAACGTACCGTATGGACAGCTCATCGTTCGTTTTGAAGGAAATCAGGAGGATATTGAGCATACGTTGCGCGAAGTGTCCGGGCAAGGACTTGATGTGGAGGTGATCGGACAATGA